A window of Paenibacillus sp. 19GGS1-52 contains these coding sequences:
- a CDS encoding aspartyl-phosphate phosphatase Spo0E family protein, translated as MSTDDHRDKIEQARRELNRLALEFGMSDSRVLRQSIKLDALINEYIDVSTDKDSQLF; from the coding sequence ATGAGTACTGATGATCATCGGGATAAAATTGAGCAGGCCCGGCGGGAGCTCAATAGATTAGCATTAGAGTTTGGAATGAGTGATTCAAGAGTGCTTCGCCAATCTATAAAACTAGATGCTCTCATAAATGAGTATATTGATGTCAGCACAGATAAGGATAGCCAACTGTTTTAG
- a CDS encoding AAA family ATPase, producing the protein MNNSLLYLRHAELLRDKVPSFHDYPFNLPVIRSLERLMFEKQVTFFVGENGTGKSTLLEGVAAAWGFNPEGGTLNFSFNTKSSHSGLYEFFRIARGVKRPRDGFFLRAESYYNVATYIDQLDAEPGSYPPLRNSYGGKSLHEQSHGESFFAAFLHRFGGRGLYILDEPEAALSPLRQMSLLVRMHELVQQHSQFIIATHSPILMSYPGAEIFLLEGESIRSVALEETEHYTVTKAFMNNRENMLHELLGEE; encoded by the coding sequence ATGAATAACAGCTTGCTGTACCTGCGCCATGCAGAACTGCTTCGTGATAAGGTTCCTTCGTTTCACGATTATCCATTTAATTTGCCTGTGATTCGTTCTCTGGAGCGGCTTATGTTTGAGAAACAGGTTACCTTTTTTGTAGGAGAGAATGGCACGGGGAAGTCCACCTTACTTGAAGGAGTCGCTGCAGCCTGGGGGTTTAACCCTGAGGGAGGGACACTTAATTTCTCCTTTAATACGAAATCCTCGCATTCGGGGTTATATGAGTTTTTCAGAATTGCCAGGGGGGTCAAACGTCCGAGAGATGGCTTCTTCCTACGTGCGGAGAGCTATTATAATGTAGCCACTTATATTGATCAATTGGATGCGGAGCCCGGTTCCTATCCGCCCCTCAGAAACTCCTACGGCGGCAAGTCTCTGCACGAGCAGTCCCATGGTGAGTCCTTTTTCGCAGCGTTCTTACACCGCTTTGGGGGCCGTGGCCTCTACATTCTCGATGAACCAGAGGCAGCTTTATCCCCTCTGCGGCAAATGTCGCTACTCGTGCGCATGCATGAGCTCGTGCAGCAGCATTCGCAATTTATCATTGCTACCCATTCGCCCATTCTAATGTCCTACCCCGGTGCAGAAATCTTCCTACTGGAAGGAGAGAGTATCCGTTCCGTCGCTTTGGAGGAAACAGAGCATTATACCGTGACCAAAGCGTTCATGAATAACCGAGAGAATATGCTGCACGAGCTACTGGGAGAAGAGTGA
- a CDS encoding DUF3880 domain-containing protein, whose protein sequence is MRVKKREKRPREYRDGYQDGYHLGRCEAVQRTNSMNVEACRTLKLMYVPQGFEAIDAGVAEALRQLVSELVISTPEDMLEIAARELPDAVLVMNGLHVFPENHLDQISEMRKLGIRTAIWFVDDPYFTEFTSVICKHYDYVFTHELGCVDWYRSLGVVSVHYLPLCVNPKMFYPRRTGPQYKYDIVFIGNAFRNRTELFDKLAPFLSSKKVLIAGGFWERLATYDQLSPFISNGFIPPEETANYYSGAKLVINIHRPWGAGQDNRNSFDLPSRSINPRTYEISACGTMQLTDVRDDLGNYYRPGYDLDTFGSAEELQSKIEYYLEHEKERRLFALRGLRTTLLHHTFTARLPHLLNVITAHE, encoded by the coding sequence GTGAGAGTAAAGAAGAGAGAAAAACGTCCACGGGAATACCGTGACGGTTATCAGGATGGATATCATCTAGGCAGGTGCGAAGCAGTGCAGCGGACGAATTCCATGAATGTGGAGGCATGCCGGACACTGAAGCTGATGTATGTTCCTCAAGGGTTTGAGGCCATTGACGCAGGTGTAGCAGAGGCTTTGCGGCAGCTCGTAAGCGAGCTTGTAATTAGCACTCCGGAAGATATGCTGGAAATCGCAGCGCGGGAGTTGCCGGATGCTGTACTGGTCATGAATGGGCTGCATGTGTTCCCGGAGAACCATTTAGATCAGATTTCGGAAATGCGTAAGCTGGGGATTAGAACGGCAATTTGGTTTGTAGATGATCCCTATTTTACAGAGTTTACTTCAGTCATTTGCAAGCATTACGATTACGTATTCACGCATGAACTGGGTTGTGTAGATTGGTATCGATCCCTTGGAGTGGTGTCCGTTCATTACTTGCCGCTGTGTGTTAATCCCAAAATGTTCTATCCGCGACGCACAGGACCCCAATATAAATACGACATTGTGTTTATCGGAAATGCTTTTCGTAACCGGACGGAGTTGTTTGATAAGCTTGCCCCTTTTCTTAGCAGTAAAAAAGTGCTTATCGCCGGAGGATTCTGGGAACGACTGGCGACTTATGACCAATTGTCTCCCTTTATCAGCAACGGCTTTATTCCGCCGGAGGAGACAGCCAATTACTACAGCGGTGCCAAGTTAGTCATCAATATTCACCGTCCGTGGGGGGCGGGACAGGATAACCGGAACTCGTTCGATCTTCCCTCGCGTTCTATTAATCCTCGCACTTATGAGATCAGTGCTTGCGGTACCATGCAGCTTACGGACGTCCGGGACGATCTGGGGAACTATTACCGGCCTGGCTATGATCTAGACACTTTTGGCTCTGCAGAGGAGCTGCAGTCCAAAATTGAATACTATCTGGAGCATGAAAAAGAGCGCCGTCTGTTCGCTTTACGGGGGTTGCGTACGACGCTGCTGCATCATACATTTACCGCGCGTCTACCTCATTTGCTGAATGTTATAACTGCACATGAATGA
- a CDS encoding glycosyltransferase — MENQFILPTPPLPLTTAEEEKLRGRLTGFKGGYDEGYLRGRLAILDGRPEAPLPVRNIHVMYVASGKGYPYSPLDDAVLFAIQRLAAQVTITDVRQNLVELAAAQRPDLVLVLDGMDLPLEQIASLRASGIKTAIWLTDDPYYTDFTMKIVMHYDYVFTLERNCIDFYKGLGCSEVHYLPFAAHREHYRPTTTRSPINRDVSFIGSAYWNRVNFFREILPELMSYNTVINGIWWDRLPEAPLYGERIEIGKWMSPQETAVTYSGSKIVINLHRSHIDEVANNNSLLIPAVSPNPRTFEIAASGTLQLCDARDDMGSFYKPGEEIETFASPKEMMDKISYYLTHEEERRAIVLRAYERTLKDHTYIKRLDQLFSIIYG, encoded by the coding sequence ATGGAAAACCAATTTATATTACCTACTCCCCCGCTGCCTCTGACAACTGCAGAAGAAGAAAAGCTGCGGGGACGGTTAACTGGCTTTAAGGGTGGATATGATGAAGGCTATTTGCGGGGAAGGTTGGCTATTTTGGATGGGCGGCCAGAAGCACCACTACCAGTACGTAATATTCACGTCATGTATGTTGCCTCGGGAAAAGGGTATCCCTATTCACCGCTGGATGACGCAGTTCTCTTTGCAATTCAGAGGTTGGCAGCTCAGGTCACGATCACCGATGTGCGTCAGAATTTAGTGGAACTTGCTGCGGCGCAGCGACCAGATTTAGTGCTGGTTCTAGACGGTATGGATTTACCACTTGAACAAATTGCATCATTGCGAGCTTCGGGCATCAAGACAGCGATTTGGCTGACGGATGATCCCTACTATACCGACTTCACTATGAAAATTGTCATGCACTACGATTATGTGTTTACACTTGAACGCAATTGTATTGATTTCTACAAGGGGCTGGGCTGTTCCGAAGTGCATTATTTGCCCTTTGCTGCTCATCGGGAGCATTACCGTCCAACCACGACCCGCTCACCTATAAATCGGGATGTCAGCTTTATCGGTTCTGCTTACTGGAATCGGGTAAACTTCTTCCGCGAGATTCTGCCGGAGCTGATGAGCTACAACACTGTGATTAACGGAATTTGGTGGGATCGCCTGCCGGAGGCCCCGCTGTATGGTGAACGCATAGAGATTGGCAAGTGGATGTCACCGCAAGAGACGGCCGTAACCTACAGTGGCTCCAAAATTGTCATTAACCTGCACCGTTCCCATATTGACGAGGTCGCCAATAACAATAGCCTGTTAATACCTGCGGTTTCACCGAATCCGCGCACCTTTGAAATTGCGGCAAGTGGCACGCTGCAGCTGTGCGATGCGAGAGATGATATGGGTTCCTTCTATAAACCGGGTGAAGAAATTGAGACGTTTGCCAGCCCGAAGGAAATGATGGATAAAATCAGTTACTATCTGACGCATGAGGAGGAACGCCGGGCCATTGTACTGCGTGCCTATGAGCGCACTCTGAAGGATCATACGTATATCAAACGCCTGGATCAATTGTTTTCCATTATTTACGGTTAG
- a CDS encoding glycosyltransferase — MADKATIVLFSHVSNTHSITGAEKLLLFFARELSLYFNCILVAPQEGKLTRQARKFGLNIQLMSIPLVYGIYTPYAGLEADVRKFQESKEYHELTDWLAVMRPAFIITSTCVHLLPALAAKLLHIPVVWKISETITENEYTSISVDLIHRNSDEILAISQTTAACFPEYIRESKVTQIPPSWNDQEMMVEAWSKLRGERRRELKVRPEEPLIGYISSFINKEKGLEHFVKMAVFVSAVHPKSKYLVIGTPGDKSYYERCVRKVKLEGLTSRFKFVGYEECLPAAYCAMDVLVVPSLIREGFGMTAMEGMSFGKPVVAYDSGGLREILHTVGCGDYLVPAENIEMLAERVNTLLAAPGLAAAIGAQAREYVNLIYGPVAYRARMLGLAERWSLRYCTALPQLAGPPAAVAVPDPPVGEATGESKPAAPAAPQPRKGSARRAARLRRGKLRRGKLRRGRLRRAKSRARRGERPRAVRRAARKRRSAVAARRRGTARGKRARGGVRRGRRAGSRRKAA; from the coding sequence ATGGCCGACAAAGCAACAATTGTCCTCTTTTCCCATGTTTCTAATACACACAGCATTACTGGCGCGGAGAAGCTGCTGCTGTTCTTTGCCCGGGAGCTATCCCTATATTTCAACTGTATTCTTGTGGCTCCCCAGGAAGGTAAACTGACACGCCAGGCCCGCAAATTCGGCTTGAATATTCAGCTGATGTCAATTCCACTTGTGTATGGAATTTACACTCCTTATGCAGGACTGGAGGCGGATGTGCGTAAGTTCCAGGAAAGCAAGGAGTATCACGAACTGACAGATTGGTTGGCAGTTATGCGTCCAGCGTTCATTATTACTAGCACCTGTGTGCATTTACTGCCGGCACTAGCGGCAAAGTTGCTTCATATTCCGGTGGTATGGAAAATATCAGAGACGATTACGGAGAATGAGTATACCTCAATAAGTGTGGATTTGATTCATCGCAATAGCGACGAGATTCTTGCTATTTCGCAGACAACTGCAGCCTGTTTTCCAGAGTATATACGGGAGAGTAAGGTTACTCAAATTCCCCCTTCCTGGAATGATCAAGAGATGATGGTTGAGGCATGGAGCAAGCTGCGGGGCGAGCGGCGGAGGGAGCTGAAGGTACGGCCGGAGGAGCCGCTTATCGGATATATATCTTCCTTCATCAATAAGGAAAAGGGCTTGGAGCATTTCGTGAAAATGGCAGTCTTCGTGTCAGCCGTTCATCCGAAGTCTAAATATCTTGTTATCGGTACACCCGGTGACAAGAGTTATTATGAACGCTGTGTGCGTAAGGTGAAGCTGGAAGGACTAACCTCCCGTTTCAAGTTTGTTGGATATGAAGAGTGTCTTCCGGCTGCTTATTGTGCCATGGATGTGCTGGTCGTACCCAGCCTCATTCGCGAAGGTTTCGGCATGACTGCCATGGAAGGTATGTCCTTCGGCAAGCCTGTAGTGGCTTATGATTCCGGTGGGTTGCGCGAAATTTTGCATACTGTAGGCTGTGGCGATTATCTTGTGCCTGCAGAGAATATTGAAATGCTGGCCGAAAGGGTAAATACCCTGCTGGCCGCACCGGGACTGGCGGCGGCCATAGGTGCTCAGGCCCGCGAGTACGTCAATCTTATCTACGGGCCGGTGGCTTACCGGGCCCGCATGCTTGGTCTGGCGGAGCGGTGGAGCCTCCGCTACTGCACTGCACTGCCCCAGCTTGCGGGTCCCCCCGCAGCGGTGGCAGTGCCAGACCCGCCCGTTGGCGAAGCCACGGGCGAGAGCAAGCCCGCAGCACCGGCGGCACCGCAGCCGCGCAAGGGCAGTGCACGCCGCGCCGCCCGGCTGCGGCGCGGCAAGCTCCGGCGCGGCAAGCTCCGGCGCGGCAGGCTGCGCCGCGCCAAGTCTCGGGCGCGCCGGGGCGAGCGCCCGAGGGCTGTGCGCCGCGCGGCGCGCAAGCGGCGCAGCGCGGTTGCAGCCCGGCGGCGGGGCACCGCCAGGGGCAAACGGGCGCGCGGCGGCGTTCGCCGGGGGCGCCGCGCCGGAAGCCGCCGCAAGGCGGCTTAA
- the wecB gene encoding UDP-N-acetylglucosamine 2-epimerase (non-hydrolyzing), which translates to MKIMTILGTRPEIIRLSVIIPLLDKYAERHVLVHTGQNFTASLSGIFFAELGLRAPDYVLQDKQAGLGGQLAAMFSSLENILLQEQPDRVLLLGDTNSALCAILAERMGIPVVHMEAGNRCFDLKVPEEKNRRVIDAVSTINMPYTQQSKRHLISEGFPSARIVLTGNPIHEVMTHYAQRIEASDILNRLKLLPKQYFLVTAHRAENVDDPDSLQQIMSGLNAVAEHFGIRLICSIHPRTRSRLTEQSYLPMHPLVEFHEPFGFFDFVQLEQQALCAISDSGTVQEECCLMGVPTVTIRRTTERPETVDCGSNIVSGVKQDSIFRCVKVMTALNRNWEAPEGYRTPDVSIKVVKFLLGGNLHVQ; encoded by the coding sequence ATGAAGATCATGACGATTTTGGGCACACGTCCCGAAATCATCCGCTTAAGCGTGATCATTCCGCTTCTCGACAAGTATGCCGAGCGTCATGTGCTAGTGCATACAGGGCAGAACTTTACAGCCAGTCTCAGCGGCATTTTCTTCGCTGAATTGGGGCTGCGGGCCCCGGATTATGTGCTGCAGGATAAGCAGGCCGGTCTAGGCGGTCAGCTTGCCGCCATGTTCAGCAGCTTGGAAAACATCCTGTTGCAAGAACAGCCGGATCGGGTTCTGCTCCTAGGCGATACGAATAGTGCATTATGTGCGATCTTGGCTGAGCGGATGGGCATTCCGGTAGTGCATATGGAAGCGGGCAACCGCTGCTTCGATTTGAAAGTGCCGGAGGAGAAAAACCGCCGTGTCATAGATGCCGTCTCAACCATAAATATGCCATATACACAGCAGAGCAAAAGACATCTGATCAGCGAGGGTTTTCCAAGTGCGCGTATTGTGTTAACTGGAAATCCGATTCATGAGGTTATGACTCATTATGCTCAGAGAATCGAAGCTTCTGATATTCTGAACCGTCTGAAGCTGTTGCCAAAGCAATATTTTCTCGTGACCGCACATCGGGCAGAGAATGTAGATGATCCTGATTCTTTGCAGCAAATTATGTCTGGTTTGAATGCCGTCGCTGAGCATTTTGGAATCCGTCTGATCTGCAGCATACATCCCCGCACTCGCTCCAGACTAACGGAGCAATCCTACCTTCCTATGCACCCACTTGTTGAGTTTCACGAGCCCTTCGGATTTTTTGATTTTGTCCAATTGGAGCAGCAGGCCTTATGTGCTATTTCGGACAGTGGAACAGTTCAGGAGGAATGCTGTCTGATGGGAGTACCTACCGTAACGATCCGCAGGACGACAGAACGTCCGGAAACAGTGGATTGCGGCAGTAATATCGTGTCAGGTGTGAAGCAGGATAGCATTTTTCGTTGCGTCAAAGTAATGACGGCGCTGAATCGAAATTGGGAAGCGCCGGAAGGGTATCGGACACCGGATGTCTCAATCAAGGTAGTCAAATTTTTGCTTGGAGGGAACCTGCATGTTCAATAA
- a CDS encoding polysaccharide biosynthesis protein — MFNNKRIMVTGGTGSWGHELIRQLLPQQPKEIIIFSRSESAQVAMNREYEDSRLNFIIGDIRDKDALIAACRGVDYIFHLAALKHVPVCEDQPYEALKTNVIGTQNVIEAAIVNGVEKAIYISTDKAANPSNFYGMTKAIGEKLFVYANLLGSSTRFVTVRGGNVLGTNGSVIHLFMKQIQDKGQVRITDMKMTRFFFTLRDAITLLFKATEVSIGGEIFVMTMPTCRIIDLAEVLIKASGKPNVTILEAGIRPGEKIHEILMSDFESQTTVVYDEQYLVILPTLDMPELKTHYNDYPHVSFSSFSSENNLMNQQEIKSILVRGGFLQ; from the coding sequence ATGTTCAATAATAAACGAATTATGGTCACAGGTGGCACCGGTTCCTGGGGGCATGAACTGATTAGACAGTTACTGCCGCAACAACCGAAAGAAATTATTATCTTCTCTCGCAGTGAGTCCGCTCAGGTAGCGATGAACCGCGAGTATGAAGATAGCCGCCTCAATTTTATTATTGGCGATATCCGCGACAAAGATGCGCTAATTGCTGCATGTCGCGGTGTTGATTATATTTTCCATCTGGCGGCGCTTAAGCATGTTCCTGTCTGCGAAGACCAGCCTTATGAAGCACTTAAGACAAACGTCATAGGTACTCAGAATGTTATTGAAGCGGCAATTGTGAACGGTGTGGAGAAAGCCATCTATATTTCTACTGACAAAGCCGCCAACCCATCCAACTTCTACGGCATGACCAAAGCCATCGGCGAAAAGCTATTCGTATATGCCAACCTGCTCGGTTCCAGTACCCGGTTCGTCACGGTACGCGGCGGCAATGTGCTCGGAACCAACGGCAGTGTCATTCATTTGTTTATGAAGCAGATCCAGGATAAGGGTCAGGTACGCATTACCGATATGAAAATGACTCGATTCTTCTTCACGCTGCGCGATGCGATTACGCTGTTGTTCAAAGCCACCGAGGTTAGCATTGGCGGTGAAATCTTCGTCATGACGATGCCGACCTGTCGGATTATTGATCTGGCCGAGGTGCTGATTAAAGCTTCCGGGAAGCCGAACGTAACGATTCTTGAAGCAGGTATTCGCCCTGGTGAGAAAATTCATGAAATTCTGATGAGCGATTTCGAGAGCCAGACGACGGTTGTATACGACGAGCAGTATCTGGTTATTCTTCCAACGCTGGATATGCCTGAGCTAAAGACCCACTACAACGACTATCCTCATGTTTCCTTTAGCAGCTTCAGCTCGGAGAACAATCTGATGAATCAGCAAGAGATCAAGAGTATCCTCGTTCGGGGAGGTTTTCTGCAATGA
- a CDS encoding SDR family oxidoreductase, producing the protein MKLLILGGNGMAGHMLVDYFHRLGKHHVFYTTRDKRDLGGLYIDADDIAGVEKLVDIVSPHCIINAMGVLNQFAESDKIEAYHVNGFFPHRLRRAADNIHARLIHISTDCVFEGTRGSYMEEDIPDGTSVYAISKSLGEVRQPGHLTIRTSIIGPEIRTGGIGLMEWFLAQRGQISGYRRVMWNGVTTLELAKAIDSLLDSTVSGLIHLAHPTPVSKYELLQHIQAIFNKKDIEIIPDDLHIQDRTLVSTREDVTIQLPTYPEMLAELADWMMHSGQSS; encoded by the coding sequence ATGAAGCTGCTTATTCTCGGCGGAAACGGTATGGCGGGACATATGCTGGTGGATTATTTTCACCGTCTGGGCAAGCATCACGTCTTCTATACAACCCGGGATAAGCGAGATCTCGGCGGGCTGTATATAGATGCCGATGATATAGCTGGAGTGGAGAAGCTGGTCGACATCGTCTCCCCCCACTGCATAATTAATGCGATGGGAGTGCTCAACCAATTTGCGGAGTCTGACAAAATAGAGGCTTATCATGTGAATGGCTTCTTTCCTCATCGGCTGCGGCGTGCGGCGGACAATATTCATGCCCGACTCATTCATATTAGTACCGACTGCGTGTTCGAAGGCACACGCGGTAGTTATATGGAAGAGGATATTCCTGATGGAACCTCCGTCTATGCCATTTCCAAAAGTCTTGGAGAGGTCCGGCAGCCAGGGCATCTGACCATTCGCACTTCCATTATAGGGCCGGAAATTCGCACAGGCGGGATCGGTCTGATGGAATGGTTTCTGGCGCAGAGAGGACAAATATCCGGCTACCGGCGGGTAATGTGGAACGGAGTAACTACCCTGGAATTAGCCAAAGCTATAGATTCTCTGCTGGATTCCACCGTGTCGGGTCTGATCCATTTGGCACATCCAACGCCAGTAAGTAAATATGAGCTGCTTCAACATATTCAGGCGATTTTTAATAAAAAAGATATCGAAATCATTCCAGACGACCTGCATATTCAAGACCGTACTCTGGTAAGTACGAGAGAGGATGTTACCATACAGCTGCCGACATATCCTGAAATGCTTGCAGAACTGGCTGACTGGATGATGCACTCAGGACAGTCCTCATGA
- a CDS encoding NAD-dependent epimerase/dehydratase family protein, translating to MTGRRLLITGAAGFTGRHAVNYFSAAGAEVIAVVRCATNVSFSAASSTAGISAVSAAFSDDVQVYNCDLSDRQAVDQMIKEMAPEEVLHLAGKNSVPESWNNPLLYMETNVMATLYLLEAMRSLPASRILVAGSRLKYRPGLAAGPPHPYSLSKTLEELISLAWGTMFQQKVLLAEPCNLIGPGPSTGFCSLLAQHIVRSEAVAVLDSSSDSVISAMLSPFRLSSRSALRDFLDVRDCIRAYDYILRKGENGTIYRIDSGTQRQLGEIAEQLLTQSIAAVPMDWGQDSGDQLAENPVKPAALPSATTPEADVAVLGWTPEIKLTQSLTDILEYYRASKEGRPI from the coding sequence ATGACAGGTCGGAGATTGTTGATTACCGGGGCGGCTGGTTTTACTGGACGTCATGCTGTTAACTATTTTTCGGCTGCGGGTGCAGAAGTTATAGCGGTAGTGCGCTGTGCAACAAACGTATCTTTCTCTGCTGCCTCTTCTACCGCAGGGATTTCAGCTGTCTCCGCGGCTTTTTCAGATGACGTGCAGGTATATAATTGTGATTTAAGTGACCGACAGGCGGTAGACCAGATGATTAAGGAAATGGCACCAGAGGAGGTGCTTCATCTGGCAGGCAAAAATTCAGTACCGGAGTCATGGAACAATCCATTGCTCTATATGGAGACGAACGTAATGGCTACGCTGTACTTGCTTGAGGCGATGCGGAGTTTGCCAGCCAGCCGAATTCTGGTGGCTGGCTCCCGCCTGAAGTACAGACCAGGTCTTGCAGCAGGACCGCCGCATCCCTATAGTCTCAGCAAGACGCTGGAGGAGCTAATATCGCTGGCTTGGGGAACAATGTTTCAACAGAAGGTTCTGCTGGCAGAGCCTTGCAACCTGATTGGTCCCGGACCTTCTACCGGTTTTTGCTCATTATTAGCTCAGCATATAGTGCGTAGTGAAGCTGTAGCTGTCCTTGACTCTAGCTCAGATTCAGTCATAAGCGCGATGTTATCTCCGTTCAGGCTGTCCTCCCGCTCCGCGCTACGGGACTTCCTTGATGTTCGCGATTGTATCAGAGCTTATGATTATATATTGCGCAAGGGGGAGAACGGAACGATCTATCGAATTGATTCTGGAACGCAACGACAGCTGGGGGAAATTGCGGAACAGCTGCTAACACAATCCATTGCAGCAGTCCCGATGGATTGGGGGCAGGACTCTGGGGATCAGCTTGCTGAGAATCCGGTTAAACCTGCTGCTTTGCCATCGGCAACTACACCTGAAGCTGATGTAGCAGTCCTAGGGTGGACACCGGAAATCAAACTTACCCAGTCCCTTACTGATATTTTGGAGTATTACCGCGCAAGCAAGGAAGGGAGGCCAATATGA
- a CDS encoding glycosyltransferase, with translation MTPKVSVIIPFYNCPYIEQALQSVFSQSRKAHEIIVVDDGSTMHADRITPYRSRIHYLGKSNGGTASALNHGITFASGDYIVWLSSDDMLYRDKINNQLQFMEQNQLLISYTNFNYINGQSQLLQLNALDPFPNQLEYLRSFLYGNPINGCTVMIKKELFGAIGLFDESLPYTHDYDLWFRALLNGYPPVFLNQSLTAYRKHDGMGTIKYSDAVAAEAAATNNRYKVQLRSLLTSMGG, from the coding sequence ATGACTCCGAAAGTTTCAGTAATCATACCGTTTTACAATTGTCCCTATATCGAACAGGCGCTGCAAAGCGTCTTCTCTCAATCCAGAAAAGCTCATGAAATTATCGTTGTCGATGATGGATCAACCATGCATGCTGACCGAATAACACCTTATCGTTCCCGAATTCATTATTTGGGCAAAAGCAACGGTGGTACCGCTTCTGCACTAAATCATGGCATTACCTTCGCCTCAGGTGATTATATCGTCTGGTTAAGCTCAGACGATATGCTCTATCGTGACAAGATTAACAATCAGCTCCAGTTCATGGAACAGAACCAGCTTTTAATTTCCTATACCAACTTCAATTATATTAATGGGCAATCCCAGCTGCTTCAGCTGAATGCCCTTGACCCTTTTCCGAATCAGCTGGAATATCTACGCAGTTTTCTGTACGGTAATCCCATCAATGGCTGTACAGTTATGATCAAGAAAGAGCTATTCGGAGCCATTGGTTTGTTTGACGAGTCACTGCCTTACACGCACGACTATGATTTATGGTTTCGGGCACTGCTGAACGGATATCCACCAGTCTTTCTGAATCAGTCATTGACCGCCTACAGAAAACATGACGGGATGGGAACTATAAAGTATTCCGATGCTGTGGCAGCAGAGGCAGCAGCAACCAATAACCGTTATAAGGTCCAGCTCAGAAGTCTGCTCACCTCCATGGGAGGTTGA
- a CDS encoding YhcN/YlaJ family sporulation lipoprotein → MLRSKISWSVSAALLLGMVSITGCGTNNAANTGVQTKSVKGIHDGRIGMKSVDGGMIRTKTTDKMEISRDLADRIAALPDVRSANVVLLGKSAYVAVILDEAAAGPHAKSTTRYNARSYSTPNTYGTGNGPTGMLPGTGRSVTGTDRTMGSTGVMPGTLGTTGTTGTTGTTGITGTTGTTGTTGITGTTGTTGNRTTDVMDGRGMKREIDRGIGKGVGTGLGMGTRSTTPGYNMTATKADTVTKEMKDKIAAEVKKHAPQINAVYVSANADFVQRVNVYAEEARAGHPLKGFADEFRIMVDRIFPTRSGR, encoded by the coding sequence ATGTTGCGATCAAAGATCAGCTGGTCAGTTTCTGCCGCATTGCTTCTCGGCATGGTAAGTATTACGGGCTGTGGAACTAACAATGCGGCGAATACTGGTGTTCAGACCAAGAGTGTAAAGGGGATACATGACGGTCGTATCGGCATGAAATCCGTAGATGGTGGAATGATTCGGACGAAGACTACAGATAAGATGGAAATAAGCCGAGACTTGGCTGACCGCATAGCGGCATTGCCGGATGTTCGATCAGCGAACGTTGTACTGCTCGGCAAAAGCGCTTATGTCGCCGTAATACTCGATGAAGCTGCAGCTGGACCTCATGCCAAGAGTACAACACGCTATAATGCCCGTTCTTATTCCACACCGAATACTTATGGAACTGGAAATGGGCCTACTGGAATGTTGCCCGGTACGGGCAGATCAGTGACAGGTACCGATAGAACCATGGGAAGCACAGGTGTAATGCCGGGAACATTGGGAACAACAGGAACAACAGGTACTACAGGAACTACAGGCATTACAGGAACAACAGGAACTACAGGAACAACAGGGATTACAGGTACTACAGGTACTACAGGTAATAGAACCACAGATGTTATGGATGGCCGCGGAATGAAGCGTGAAATCGATAGAGGCATAGGCAAAGGAGTAGGTACAGGATTGGGAATGGGAACCAGAAGTACCACTCCGGGCTATAACATGACGGCAACGAAAGCCGATACCGTGACCAAGGAAATGAAGGACAAAATTGCTGCTGAAGTCAAGAAACACGCGCCGCAGATTAATGCTGTGTACGTCTCAGCCAATGCGGACTTTGTACAACGTGTCAATGTCTATGCCGAAGAGGCCCGCGCGGGTCATCCACTGAAAGGCTTTGCTGATGAATTCCGCATAATGGTTGATCGCATCTTTCCGACTCGAAGTGGTAGATAA